In a single window of the Papaver somniferum cultivar HN1 chromosome 8, ASM357369v1, whole genome shotgun sequence genome:
- the LOC113301792 gene encoding uncharacterized protein LOC113301792, producing the protein MASTAAASSISTFSKNHSSKSTSSSTTTPLVTSLHQANSQNQKTSFRGLTLQEAKKGITDSFISKRKTSTGFISKGRLEIKARSTAAKNIEVEVDKPLGLTLGQKKGGGVVITAVDNGGNAAKAGLKSGDQVLYTSSFFGDELWPADKLGFTKTAINAKPDSVYFVVNRGGADVDVKRLPKRPAPPRFGRKLSESQKARATHICLDCGFIYTLQKPFDEQPDGYACPQCLAPKKRFAEYDVNTGKAIGGGLPPIGVIVGLIAGIAGVGALLVYGLQ; encoded by the exons ATGGCATCAACCGCAGCAGCTTCAAGCATATCTACTTTCTCCAAGAATCATTCTTCCAAATCtacttcatcatcaacaacaactccTCTGGTAACATCCCTCCATCAAGCCAATTCTCAAAACCAG AAAACGAGCTTCCGGGGACTCACACtgcaagaagctaaaaagggtaTTACAGATTCCTTCATATCTAAGAGAAAAACTAGTACTGGTTTCATCTCAAAGGGACGGTTGGAGATCAAAGCTAGAAGTACTGCTGCTAAGAACATTGAGGTTGAAGTTGATAAGCCATTAGGTCTGACTCTGGGTCAAAAAAAAGGTGGTGGTGTTGTCATTACT GCTGTGGATAACGGTGGAAATGCAGCAAAAGCAGGATTGAAATCAGGAGACCAAGTGCTGTACACTAGCAGTTTCTTCGGGGATGAACTTTGGCCAGCTGATAAGCTTGGATTTACTAAAACAGCCATCAATGCAAAGCCTGATTCTGTCTACTTTGTCGTCAACAG AGGTGGTGCCGATGTAGATGTTAAACGTTTGCCGAAACGCCCAGCACCGCCACGTTTTGGAAGGAAGCTGTCTGAATCACAAAAG GCAAGAGCAACTCACATATGCCTAGATTGTGGCTTTATTTACACCTTACAAAAGCCTTTTGACGAGCAG CCGGATGGTTATGCGTGCCCGCAATGTCTAGCCCCAAAGAAAAGATTTGCAGAATATGACGTCAATACTGGAAAAGCGATTGGTGGTGGTTTGCCACCTATAGGAGTTATCGTGGGTTTGATCGCCGGGATTGCAGGAGTTGGAGCTTTGCTTGTATATGGTCTTCaataa